A section of the Streptomyces sp. NBC_01363 genome encodes:
- the scy gene encoding polarized growth protein Scy translates to MRGYERQESHRADDDHLSRFEAEMDRLKTDREKAVQHAEDLGYQVEVLRAKLHEARRNLATRPAYDSADIGYQADQLLRNAQIQADQLRTDAERELRDARAQTQRILQEHAEHQARLQAELHNEAVQRRQRLDQELAERRQTVESHVNENVAWAEQLRARTESQARRLLEESRAEAEQSLTAARAEANRVAEETRQRLGSEAESARAEAEAILLRARKDAERLLDAASSQAQEATSHAEQLRTSTSAETEQTRQQTAELNRAAEQRMQEAETRLREARLEAEKVTGEAKEAAVKRLAAAESQNEQRTRTAKSEIARLVGEATKDAETLKAEAEQALADARAEADRLKSEASEKARTAAAEDTAAQLAKAARSAEEVLTKASEDARSTTRAAGEEADRIRREAEAEADRLRGEAAEQADQLKGAAKDDTKEYRAKTVELQEEARRLRGEAEQLRSEAVAEGERIRGEARREAVQQIEEGAKTAEELLAKAKADAEELRSTASTESERVRTEAAERAGTLRKQAEEALERARAEAEQLRTDSEEQAGSTTTAAERAAAELREETERAVAARQAEAAEELTRLHTEAETRVATAEQALTDARAEAERIRRETNEESERLRTEAAERIRTLREQAETEAERLRDEAAADASQSRAEGESVAVRLRSEAAAEAERLKSEAQESADRVRSEAAAAAERVGTEAAEALAAAQEEANRRRRESEETLDAARTEANQERERAREQSEELLASARKRVEQAQAEAQRLVEEADSRATELVSAAEQTAQQVRDSVSGLQEQAEAEIAGLRSTAEHVAERTKSEAQEEADRVRTDAHAERERAGEDAARIRQEAREESEAAKAMAERTVADAISESERLRADTAEYSQRMRTEASDALASAEQDASRSRAEAREDANRMRSDAATQADRLVGEATSEAERIGTESTQQATRLVDEATQQATALVDEAKQRAARLSGEAADEAERLRAEAAATVGSAQEHAARTREESERVRADAESAAEQMRAEARQEADRLLDEAREAAAKRRADAAEQADQLVNKAQEEALRAATEAEEQADTMVGAARKEAVRITSEATVEGNSLVERARTDADELLVGARRDATAIRERAEELRTRIEGEIEELHDRARRETSEQMKTAGERVDNLMKAATEQRDEAAAKAKELLADANSEASKVRIAAVKRAESLLKEAEQKKATLVREAEKLRSDAEAEAKRTVEEGKRELDLLVRRREDINTEISRVQDVLEALESFETPTGGGKGAGGSSGGVKAGASAGTRSSGKSSEG, encoded by the coding sequence GTGCGGGGCTACGAACGCCAGGAGAGCCACCGAGCTGACGACGACCATCTCTCGCGGTTCGAAGCCGAGATGGACCGGCTGAAGACCGACCGGGAGAAGGCCGTCCAGCACGCCGAGGACCTCGGTTACCAGGTCGAGGTCTTGCGCGCCAAGCTGCACGAGGCTCGGCGCAATCTCGCGACCCGTCCCGCGTACGACAGCGCGGACATCGGCTACCAGGCCGACCAGTTGCTCCGTAACGCCCAGATCCAGGCGGATCAGCTGCGGACCGACGCCGAGCGGGAGCTCCGCGACGCCCGCGCGCAGACGCAGCGGATCCTCCAGGAGCACGCCGAGCACCAGGCGCGGCTCCAGGCCGAGCTGCACAACGAGGCGGTGCAGCGGCGCCAGCGGCTCGACCAGGAGCTGGCGGAGCGCCGCCAGACCGTCGAGTCCCATGTCAACGAGAACGTCGCCTGGGCCGAGCAGCTCAGGGCCAGGACGGAGTCCCAGGCCCGCCGGCTGCTGGAGGAGTCGCGGGCCGAGGCCGAGCAGTCCCTGACGGCCGCGCGCGCCGAGGCGAACCGGGTTGCGGAGGAGACCAGGCAGCGGCTCGGTTCCGAGGCGGAGTCGGCACGGGCCGAGGCCGAGGCGATCCTGCTGCGCGCCCGCAAGGACGCCGAGCGGCTGCTGGACGCCGCCTCCAGCCAGGCGCAGGAGGCCACCAGCCACGCCGAGCAGCTGCGTACGTCGACGTCGGCCGAGACCGAGCAGACCCGCCAGCAGACCGCCGAGCTGAACCGGGCCGCCGAGCAGCGCATGCAGGAGGCCGAGACCCGGCTGCGCGAGGCCCGGCTGGAGGCCGAGAAGGTCACCGGCGAGGCGAAGGAGGCCGCGGTCAAGCGGCTGGCCGCCGCCGAGTCGCAGAACGAGCAGCGCACCCGTACGGCCAAGTCGGAGATCGCCCGGCTGGTCGGCGAGGCGACCAAGGACGCCGAGACGCTCAAGGCGGAGGCCGAGCAGGCGCTCGCCGACGCGCGGGCCGAGGCGGACCGGCTGAAGTCCGAGGCCTCCGAGAAGGCCCGCACGGCCGCCGCCGAGGACACCGCGGCCCAGCTCGCCAAGGCCGCCAGGAGCGCCGAGGAGGTGCTGACCAAGGCGTCCGAGGACGCGAGGTCCACCACCAGGGCGGCGGGCGAGGAGGCCGACCGGATCCGCCGCGAGGCGGAGGCCGAGGCGGACCGGCTGCGCGGCGAGGCCGCCGAGCAGGCCGATCAGCTCAAGGGCGCGGCCAAGGACGACACCAAGGAGTACCGGGCCAAGACGGTCGAGCTCCAGGAGGAGGCGCGCCGGCTGCGCGGCGAGGCCGAGCAGCTGCGCTCCGAGGCGGTCGCCGAGGGCGAGCGGATCCGTGGCGAGGCCCGCCGCGAGGCCGTCCAGCAGATCGAGGAGGGCGCGAAGACCGCCGAGGAGCTGCTGGCCAAGGCGAAGGCGGACGCGGAGGAGCTGCGCTCCACCGCGAGCACCGAGAGCGAGCGGGTCCGCACCGAGGCGGCCGAGCGCGCCGGCACGCTGCGCAAGCAGGCCGAGGAGGCCCTGGAGCGCGCCCGTGCCGAGGCCGAGCAGCTGCGTACCGACTCCGAGGAGCAGGCGGGCTCGACCACCACCGCGGCCGAGCGGGCGGCGGCGGAGCTGCGCGAGGAGACCGAGCGCGCGGTCGCGGCCCGGCAGGCGGAGGCGGCCGAGGAGCTGACTCGGCTGCACACCGAGGCGGAGACCCGGGTCGCCACTGCCGAGCAGGCGCTCACGGACGCGCGCGCCGAGGCGGAGCGCATCCGGCGCGAGACGAACGAGGAGTCCGAGCGGCTGCGGACGGAGGCCGCCGAGCGGATCCGGACGCTGCGGGAGCAGGCGGAGACCGAGGCGGAGCGGCTGCGCGACGAGGCCGCGGCGGATGCGTCGCAGTCGCGTGCGGAGGGCGAGTCCGTCGCCGTACGGCTGCGGTCCGAGGCCGCCGCCGAGGCCGAGCGGCTCAAGTCCGAGGCGCAGGAGAGCGCCGACCGGGTGCGGTCCGAGGCCGCCGCCGCGGCGGAGCGGGTCGGCACGGAGGCCGCCGAGGCGCTGGCCGCCGCCCAGGAGGAGGCGAACCGGCGCCGCCGGGAGTCCGAGGAGACCCTCGACGCGGCACGCACCGAGGCGAACCAGGAGCGTGAGCGGGCCCGCGAGCAGAGCGAGGAACTGCTCGCCTCCGCCCGCAAGCGGGTCGAGCAGGCGCAGGCCGAGGCGCAGCGGCTGGTCGAGGAGGCGGACAGCCGGGCGACCGAGCTGGTCTCCGCGGCCGAGCAGACCGCCCAGCAGGTACGGGATTCGGTCAGCGGGCTGCAGGAGCAGGCCGAGGCGGAGATCGCCGGGCTGCGCTCGACCGCCGAGCATGTCGCGGAGCGGACGAAGTCCGAGGCGCAGGAGGAGGCGGACCGGGTCCGCACCGACGCGCACGCCGAGCGGGAGCGGGCCGGCGAGGACGCGGCCCGGATCCGCCAGGAGGCGCGGGAGGAGTCCGAGGCCGCGAAGGCGATGGCCGAGCGGACCGTCGCCGACGCGATCAGCGAGTCGGAGCGGCTGCGGGCGGACACCGCCGAGTACAGCCAGCGGATGCGTACCGAGGCCTCCGACGCGCTGGCCTCGGCCGAGCAGGACGCCTCGCGCAGCCGCGCCGAGGCCCGCGAGGACGCCAACCGGATGCGTTCCGACGCCGCGACCCAGGCCGACCGGCTGGTGGGCGAGGCGACGAGCGAGGCCGAGCGGATCGGTACGGAGTCGACGCAGCAGGCCACCCGGCTCGTCGACGAGGCGACGCAGCAGGCCACCGCGCTGGTCGACGAGGCGAAGCAGCGGGCGGCCCGGCTGTCGGGCGAGGCCGCGGACGAGGCCGAGCGGCTGCGTGCGGAGGCGGCGGCCACCGTCGGCTCGGCGCAGGAGCACGCGGCCCGCACCCGCGAGGAGTCGGAGCGGGTGCGCGCCGACGCGGAGTCGGCGGCCGAGCAGATGCGCGCGGAGGCCCGCCAGGAGGCGGACCGGCTGCTCGACGAGGCGCGGGAGGCCGCGGCGAAGCGCCGGGCCGATGCCGCCGAGCAGGCCGATCAGCTGGTCAACAAGGCCCAGGAGGAGGCGCTGCGCGCCGCCACCGAGGCCGAGGAGCAGGCCGACACGATGGTCGGCGCGGCCCGCAAGGAAGCCGTGCGGATCACCTCGGAGGCGACGGTCGAGGGCAACTCCCTGGTGGAGCGGGCCCGTACGGACGCGGACGAGCTGCTGGTCGGCGCGCGCCGGGACGCCACGGCGATCCGGGAGCGGGCCGAGGAGCTGCGGACGCGGATCGAGGGCGAGATCGAGGAGCTGCACGACCGGGCCCGGCGGGAGACCTCCGAGCAGATGAAGACGGCGGGCGAGCGCGTCGACAACCTGATGAAGGCGGCGACGGAGCAGCGCGACGAGGCGGCGGCCAAGGCCAAGGAGCTGCTGGCGGACGCCAATTCGGAGGCGAGCAAGGTCCGGATCGCCGCGGTGAAGCGGGCCGAGTCGCTGCTGAAGGAGGCCGAGCAGAAGAAGGCCACGCTGGTCCGCGAGGCCGAGAAGCTGCGGTCCGACGCCGAGGCCGAGGCGAAGCGCACGGTCGAGGAGGGCAAGCGCGAGCTCGATCTGCTGGTGCGCCGGCGCGAGGACATCAACACCGAGATCTCCCGAGTCCAGGACGTGCTGGAGGCGTTGGAGTCCTTCGAGACGCCCACGGGCGGCGGCAAGGGCGCGGGCGGCTCCTCCGGTGGCGTCAAGGCCGGGGCCTCGGCGGGCACTCGATCGAGTGGCAAGTCGTCCGAGGGGTAG
- the mce gene encoding methylmalonyl-CoA epimerase, with translation MLTRIDHIGIACFDLDRTVEFYRSTYGFEVFHSEINEEQGVREAMLKINDTSDGGASYLQLLEPTREDSAVGKWLAKNGEGVHHIAFGTADVDADSADIREKGVRVLYEEPRTGSMGSRITFLHPKDCHGVLTELVTSAAEH, from the coding sequence ATGCTGACGCGAATCGATCACATCGGGATCGCCTGTTTCGACCTCGACAGGACCGTCGAGTTCTACCGCTCGACCTACGGGTTCGAGGTGTTCCATTCCGAGATCAACGAGGAGCAGGGCGTACGGGAGGCCATGCTCAAGATCAACGATACGTCCGACGGCGGCGCTTCCTACCTCCAGCTCCTGGAGCCGACCCGGGAGGACTCGGCCGTGGGCAAGTGGCTGGCGAAGAACGGGGAGGGCGTCCACCACATCGCCTTCGGCACCGCGGATGTCGACGCCGATTCCGCGGACATCAGGGAGAAGGGGGTCAGGGTGTTGTACGAGGAGCCCAGGACCGGTTCGATGGGGTCCCGGATCACCTTCCTGCACCCCAAGGACTGCCATGGAGTCCTCACCGAACTGGTCACGTCCGCAGCGGAGCACTGA
- a CDS encoding acetyl-CoA C-acetyltransferase, whose translation MSGTTGTTSVIVAGARTPMGRLLGSLKSFSGADLGGFAIKAALDRAGIGGDQVEYVIMGQVLQAGAGQIPARQAAVKAGIPMNVPALTVNKVCLSGLDAIALADQLIRAGEFDVVVAGGQESMTNAPHLLPKSREGHKYGAIEMLDSMAYDGLTDAYENIPMGESTEKHNSRLGLSRADQDEIGALSHQRAAAAQKNGIFEAEITPVEIPQRKGDPVLFAKDEGIRPETTAESLAKLRPAFAKDGTITAGTSSQISDGAAAVVVMSKAKAEELGLDWIAEIGAHGNVAGPDNSLQSQPSHAILHALKKEGLEVADLDLIEINEAFAAVAVQSMKDLGVTPEKVNVNGGAIALGHPIGMSGARVVLHLALELKRRGGGTGAAALCGGGGQGDALIVRVPGK comes from the coding sequence ATGTCTGGAACGACCGGTACCACCTCAGTGATCGTCGCGGGCGCGCGTACGCCCATGGGCCGCCTCCTCGGCTCGCTGAAGAGCTTCTCCGGGGCCGACCTCGGCGGCTTCGCCATCAAGGCCGCGCTGGACCGGGCCGGCATCGGCGGCGACCAGGTGGAGTACGTGATCATGGGCCAGGTGCTGCAGGCCGGTGCGGGCCAGATCCCGGCCCGCCAGGCCGCGGTCAAGGCCGGCATCCCGATGAACGTTCCCGCGCTCACCGTGAACAAGGTGTGTCTGTCCGGGCTCGACGCGATCGCGCTCGCCGACCAACTGATCCGCGCCGGTGAGTTCGACGTCGTCGTCGCCGGCGGCCAGGAGTCCATGACGAACGCCCCGCACCTGCTCCCGAAGTCCCGCGAGGGCCACAAGTACGGCGCCATCGAGATGCTCGACTCCATGGCGTACGACGGTCTGACCGACGCCTACGAGAACATCCCGATGGGCGAGTCCACCGAGAAGCACAACTCCCGCCTGGGACTGAGCCGCGCCGACCAGGACGAGATCGGCGCCCTCTCGCACCAGCGCGCCGCCGCGGCCCAGAAGAACGGCATCTTCGAGGCCGAGATCACCCCGGTCGAGATCCCGCAGCGCAAGGGCGACCCGGTCCTCTTCGCCAAGGACGAGGGCATCCGCCCGGAGACGACCGCGGAGTCCCTCGCCAAGCTGCGTCCGGCGTTCGCCAAGGACGGCACGATCACCGCGGGCACCTCCTCGCAGATCTCCGACGGCGCTGCCGCGGTCGTCGTCATGAGCAAGGCCAAGGCCGAGGAGCTGGGCCTGGACTGGATCGCCGAGATCGGTGCCCACGGCAATGTGGCGGGCCCGGACAACTCGCTCCAGTCGCAGCCCTCCCACGCGATTCTGCACGCCCTCAAGAAGGAGGGCCTGGAGGTGGCGGACCTCGACCTCATCGAGATCAACGAGGCCTTCGCCGCGGTCGCCGTCCAGTCGATGAAGGACCTCGGCGTCACCCCGGAGAAGGTGAACGTCAACGGCGGTGCCATCGCGCTGGGCCACCCGATCGGCATGTCGGGCGCCCGTGTGGTGCTGCACCTGGCGCTGGAGCTGAAGCGGCGCGGCGGCGGCACCGGCGCGGCGGCGCTGTGCGGTGGCGGCGGTCAGGGCGACGCGCTGATCGTCCGCGTCCCGGGCAAGTAG
- the meaB gene encoding methylmalonyl Co-A mutase-associated GTPase MeaB — MVDVPTLVEQARAGRPRAVARLISLVEGASPQLREVMAALAPLTGNAYVVGLTGSPGVGKSTSTSALVSAYRRAGKRVGVLAVDPSSPFSGGALLGDRVRMSEHASDPGVYIRSMATRGHLGGLAWSAPQAIRVLDAAGCEVILVETVGVGQSEVEIASQADTSVVLLAPGMGDGIQAAKAGILEIGDVYVVNKADRDGADATARELNHMLGLGESRGPGDWRPPIVKTIAARGEGIDEVVEALEKHRAWMEEHGVLAERRAARASREVETIAVTRLRERIGDLHGDRHLGALAERIVAGSLDPYAAADELVAGLTGGG, encoded by the coding sequence ATGGTGGACGTCCCCACCCTGGTCGAGCAGGCACGTGCGGGCCGGCCGCGGGCCGTGGCCCGGCTCATCTCCCTGGTGGAGGGGGCGTCGCCGCAGCTGCGCGAGGTGATGGCGGCCCTGGCGCCGCTGACGGGCAACGCGTACGTCGTCGGCCTGACCGGCTCGCCCGGTGTCGGCAAGTCGACATCGACGTCGGCGCTCGTCTCGGCGTACCGGCGGGCCGGCAAGCGGGTCGGCGTCCTGGCCGTCGACCCGTCCTCGCCGTTCTCCGGCGGGGCGCTCCTCGGCGACCGGGTCCGGATGTCGGAGCACGCCTCCGACCCGGGCGTCTACATCCGCTCCATGGCCACCCGCGGCCACCTGGGCGGCCTCGCCTGGTCGGCACCGCAGGCGATCCGGGTGCTGGACGCGGCGGGCTGCGAGGTGATCCTGGTGGAGACGGTCGGCGTCGGCCAGTCGGAGGTGGAGATCGCCTCCCAGGCCGACACCTCCGTCGTCCTGCTGGCACCCGGGATGGGGGACGGCATCCAGGCGGCGAAGGCCGGAATCCTGGAGATCGGCGATGTGTACGTCGTCAACAAGGCCGACCGGGACGGCGCGGACGCCACCGCGCGCGAGCTCAACCACATGCTGGGCCTCGGTGAATCACGGGGCCCCGGCGACTGGCGGCCGCCGATCGTGAAGACGATCGCCGCCCGGGGCGAGGGCATCGACGAGGTCGTCGAGGCGCTGGAGAAGCACCGGGCGTGGATGGAGGAGCACGGAGTGCTCGCCGAGCGGCGCGCGGCCCGCGCCTCCCGCGAGGTCGAGACCATCGCCGTGACGCGGCTGCGCGAGCGCATCGGTGATCTGCACGGCGACCGCCACCTCGGCGCGCTCGCCGAACGCATCGTGGCGGGCAGCCTCGACCCGTACGCGGCGGCGGACGAGCTGGTGGCGGGGCTCACCGGCGGGGGCTGA
- a CDS encoding PQQ-binding-like beta-propeller repeat protein codes for MLGPLRQDSPRRIGPYAIRARLGAGGMGEVFLGDRGDGSDAVAVKTVRRDVAQDPGFRNRFRREITVARSVTGPHLAPLLDGDADAEVPWLATAYVAGPTLSAAVRGAGAMAEAEVRMLGAGIAHALAAVHAAGIVHRDVKPGNVMLAADGPRLIDFGIARDAGATPLTTTSRMVGSPAFMSPEHVAGSGRVVPASDIFCLASVLCFAATGRDPFGDGPVAAVLYRVKYVEADLDDVPEVLRAVLEDCLTADPAARPTAAGLAERLTPGAAAEWSAPVAGQIAEYGRELARVSALDGPLLPGYTPTEAATGSRAAPHQLPTQGTDFAPGVHIAPTQGPGLAEPRRRSRRRRNLVAALAALALLGAATGGLLALRGGDKGGDGDPKAPATVLAGIDTQGGREGSGTVPYGRDVRPAGWHSWQSRMTGQPFGCAAGRDVLVCRTTAGSYEGLSPADGKKLWDYSARLDADETGARVSPTGQVFTPSGSTRPAVYGDQVLLATGGRLVSLDSRTGKTRWESRAGSAHGFESAPLVADGMVFADIGPSSHGARIAAFDLATGKERWRKPLVGEDIAKVEEYDFWPLATRDGVLYLLGQGGLRALRADVGTELGRAKDEQTSQCHDALIRAPHVYCSVYTYSADGERMAVHRLGTPSLEPAGEVPVPDELTDNGRLVAVDDHVVVLVRSALPWEEDDSDPEIVLVRADDGRTLARYPLDRRSFSSRINAASLPMIVADTLVWADSTSLYSVALHNGSKPGPLRRTALKGAPGPELRKEYDTLQWGVVMSGEVLPPEVLPVGGAVYVIYHGGRVLSVPLPGPSAS; via the coding sequence ATGCTGGGTCCGCTGCGGCAGGACTCGCCCCGGCGGATCGGCCCGTACGCGATACGGGCCCGGCTGGGCGCGGGTGGCATGGGCGAGGTCTTCCTGGGCGACCGGGGCGACGGGAGCGACGCCGTGGCCGTCAAGACGGTCCGCCGCGACGTGGCGCAGGACCCCGGCTTCCGCAACCGCTTCCGCCGCGAGATCACCGTCGCCCGGTCCGTCACCGGCCCCCACCTCGCCCCGCTGCTCGACGGGGACGCGGACGCCGAGGTGCCCTGGCTCGCCACCGCGTACGTGGCCGGACCGACGCTCTCCGCCGCCGTCCGCGGCGCCGGTGCGATGGCCGAGGCCGAGGTCCGGATGCTGGGCGCCGGAATCGCCCACGCCCTGGCGGCCGTCCACGCGGCGGGGATCGTCCACCGCGACGTGAAACCCGGCAACGTGATGCTCGCCGCCGACGGGCCGCGCCTCATCGACTTCGGTATCGCCCGGGACGCCGGCGCCACGCCGCTCACCACCACCAGCCGGATGGTCGGCAGCCCCGCCTTCATGTCCCCCGAACACGTGGCGGGCAGCGGACGCGTCGTCCCGGCCTCCGACATCTTCTGCCTCGCCTCGGTGCTCTGCTTCGCCGCCACCGGCCGCGACCCGTTCGGCGACGGGCCCGTCGCCGCCGTCCTCTACCGGGTCAAGTACGTCGAGGCCGACCTGGACGACGTGCCCGAGGTGCTGCGCGCGGTCCTGGAGGACTGCCTGACCGCCGACCCCGCCGCCCGCCCCACGGCCGCCGGACTGGCCGAACGGCTCACGCCCGGCGCCGCCGCCGAGTGGTCCGCCCCGGTGGCCGGGCAGATCGCGGAGTACGGACGGGAGCTGGCCCGGGTCAGCGCGCTGGACGGGCCGCTGCTGCCGGGCTACACGCCCACCGAGGCGGCCACGGGGAGCCGGGCGGCGCCCCATCAACTGCCCACACAGGGAACGGACTTTGCGCCGGGCGTGCACATCGCCCCCACCCAGGGCCCCGGCCTCGCGGAACCCCGGCGCCGCTCCCGGCGGCGCCGGAACCTCGTCGCGGCCCTGGCCGCGCTCGCCCTGCTCGGAGCCGCGACCGGCGGCCTCCTGGCCCTGCGTGGGGGCGACAAGGGCGGCGACGGCGATCCGAAGGCGCCGGCCACGGTGCTCGCCGGTATCGACACCCAGGGCGGCCGGGAGGGCTCCGGTACCGTCCCGTACGGCCGTGACGTCCGTCCGGCCGGGTGGCACAGCTGGCAGAGCAGGATGACCGGGCAGCCGTTCGGCTGTGCGGCGGGCCGGGACGTCCTGGTCTGCCGCACCACGGCCGGCTCGTACGAGGGGCTCTCACCGGCCGACGGGAAGAAACTGTGGGACTACTCGGCCCGGCTGGACGCCGATGAGACCGGCGCCCGGGTCAGCCCCACGGGACAGGTCTTCACGCCGTCCGGATCGACCCGGCCCGCGGTCTACGGCGATCAGGTCCTGCTCGCCACCGGAGGCCGGCTCGTCTCGCTCGACTCCCGTACCGGGAAGACCCGTTGGGAGTCCCGTGCAGGGTCCGCCCACGGTTTCGAGAGTGCGCCGCTGGTCGCCGACGGAATGGTCTTCGCGGACATCGGCCCCAGCTCGCATGGTGCCCGGATCGCCGCGTTCGACCTGGCGACCGGCAAGGAGAGGTGGCGCAAGCCGCTGGTGGGCGAGGACATTGCCAAGGTCGAGGAGTACGACTTCTGGCCGCTGGCCACCAGGGACGGGGTGCTCTACCTGCTCGGCCAGGGCGGGCTGCGTGCCCTGCGTGCCGACGTCGGCACGGAGCTCGGCCGGGCGAAGGACGAGCAGACCTCCCAGTGCCACGACGCGCTGATCCGCGCCCCGCACGTCTACTGCTCCGTGTACACGTACTCCGCCGACGGCGAGCGCATGGCCGTCCACCGGCTCGGCACCCCCTCGCTCGAACCCGCCGGTGAGGTTCCGGTACCGGACGAACTCACCGACAACGGCAGACTCGTCGCCGTCGACGACCATGTGGTCGTCCTGGTCCGTAGCGCGCTTCCCTGGGAGGAGGACGACAGCGACCCGGAGATCGTCCTGGTCCGTGCGGACGACGGCAGGACCCTTGCCCGCTACCCGCTGGACCGGAGATCGTTCAGCAGCCGCATCAACGCGGCCTCGCTCCCGATGATCGTCGCGGACACCCTGGTGTGGGCGGACAGCACCAGTCTGTACAGCGTCGCCCTGCACAACGGATCCAAGCCCGGTCCGCTGCGCAGAACCGCGCTCAAGGGCGCTCCGGGGCCCGAACTGCGCAAGGAGTACGACACGCTCCAGTGGGGCGTCGTCATGTCCGGCGAGGTGCTGCCGCCGGAGGTCCTTCCGGTCGGCGGAGCCGTCTACGTCATTTACCACGGCGGCAGGGTGCTCTCCGTCCCGCTGCCCGGTCCGTCCGCGTCATGA